The DNA sequence ATGGACAGGCAACACTTTTTGGACTTGATGGGCGCAACCAACCTGATACCCGGACCCAACTCTACAGAGATGGTGATGCACTGTGGGCATGAAAGGGCAGGCTGGAAGGGAATGGTAGTGGCAGGGCTGGCTTTTATATTTCCGGCAGTTATGATAACCGCCGTATTTGCATGGCTATATCAGCAGTATGGTCAGTTGCCAGCCGTAGCACCTTTTATATATGGCATAAAGCCAGCGGTAATCGCCATTATCCTGTCTGCCATGCTCAAGCTGGGTCAGAAGGCATTGAAGCATACTCAGCTTTGGGTGCTGGCAGGGCTGACGGTATTGGCATGTGTACTGGGAGTCAATGAGATTGCCGCCATGTTTTCCTGTGGTGTGATAGGGGTGTTCCTGTATTATATACAAAGTTCCGGATCAGCCTCTCCCAAAAGTTTTGTTCCGTTGCTGGCAGTTCAGGCAGCCTATGCACTACAGGAAAGCATGACGCTGAAAGTATTTTGGCATTTCCTGAAGATCGGCAGCTTGCTATATGGAAGCGGTTATGTGCTGTTTGCTTTTCTGGATGCCGAGTTGGTTGCCAACGGATGGCTGACAAGGCAGGAGCTGATGGATGCCGTAGCGGTAGGACAGTTTACCCCCGGACCCGTACTTTCTACAGCGACATTTGTAGGTTGGCAAATGGGAGGCGGACCGGCAGGGGCATTGGCCGCAACGGTAGGAATCTTTGCACCATCTTTTATACTGGTGGCTATCCTTAATCCATTGATGGGAAAGGTAAGGAAGTCAAAACCCATTTCAGCATTCTTGGATGCCGTAAATGCCGCAGCAGTGGCGGTGATTGCAGCAGTAATGATAGAGATGGGGCAGGAGACGCTGACCGATTGGCGAACGATTGCAATTGCCCTGATCAGTATAGCCGTTACGCAGTATTGGAAATCACTGAACAGTGCCTATGTGGTAGTGGGAGGTGCATTAATAGGTTATGTACTTCATTTGATTTAGGTAAAGCAATACCCAATTTAATGTGTGATGTAGGATCACGGCTAGGTCGTGGTCTTGCAGACCATAACCAAATCCTGTTGGTATGATTGAATACAACCTAGCTGTGTTTTTACTTGATAACATTAGAGGTTTCGCTGCTACAGAGCTTGTCATCATAAGAAAGGACTCACTACAAAGGTTTTGCTGCTATGGAGCTGTTCTTTTATAATGTGAGTTATGGATTAGCATTATTTCGTCCTTTTAGGGTGTGGTGTTGTATTAGTTGTTATTACATGAAATCCTTTCAGGGCATAAGTCCTGAAGGGACAAAATATATTAGCGACGGGTTTTAACCCGTTGTCATAAAAAGATCCATTAGCCCTGAAAGGGCGGTATAAAAATGAGCTACTAAACCAAGTGTCCTGCATGCTGTCAAATGAAGGTTTCTGTCCTAGGCATAAATCCATCACACATATTAAACATCACTAAATCAAGCAGAAGCTCTGCCGCAAAAAATTTACTACGGAGAACCCCGCCCATTCAGAAGTAAACGCAACACTTCTGTAGGGATGACCCCATATGGTCAACCTAAAAATTATATAATTACCAAACGGTTGTGGAATTTCATTCAAAAAAGGGGAAAAGTTAGTTCAAAAAATTACAGCTGAGCATTTCGGCTGTGCTCAATATCCACATGTACAGTTACTGAGCATTTCGGATACGCTCAATGACCACACATATGGCTGCTGAACGGAGCCGAAGCACATAGATACTGAGCTTGCTAAAGCATCACGCAGCCCAACCTGGACCACTGCGGCACTTTACCTCCACAGCAGCAGTATCAACCGCTATTGGCTTAGGCTGCTGTATTTCCCTATACAGCAAGATGCCCTCGTCTTGTGCTTGCGCTTTAGGTATAGCTATCTTGACCTCAATAGCACACTCCTGCGGTTTTTTCTTATACAGCCACCACCAGTATTTGGGCATTCTGATATAAGGGCGCTCACGATAGGGCTTCTGCCTGATAGACTTGCCCGTTCCTGTAGGAAAAGAAAAGTAATTGTGCCGCCCAAACCGGTAACGCTCAGAATTCTCACAGTACATACCCCACCAGTCACGTTTGCGATGCAAATTGAGCCAAGCTTTCCTTACCTTATGGTTGTAGTCATAGCGGCTACGGTAGCTACGCATGTCATGCCACCACCAAACACGTTTGCGGGGCTTTCGTACCTCCAACCGATCCCTCCAAGTCCACTCAGCAACGCCTACAAACCGTAAACTCAAATGGTAGGAACGCTTATAAGTACTGATACCACCCTTGGGCATAGGCTGTGGCTGTCTGTTCCTGTAAGACTTTATACCTGCTTCCATCCTGCGCAGATGGGCTTTGCGGTTCGCTTGAAAAGCAAGATAGCGACCATCTGCCTCACTATTGCGCGCCACCTCACGACTTACCGTAGAACGGTGAACACCAAGCGCACGGGCAATGGCTGCCAATGACTTGCCAGCTTCCAGCATAAGACTGATCTGTCTGCGGTGTTCGTTGTGGAGACGCATTTATTCGTTGAGGATTGAGACGTTTAGATGAGTTTACAAAAAATTGTTGAGAATAGGAAGAAGGAGCTAACCGTTGATTATTCGTTTATTAAACGTTTAATCCACGGTTAGGTAAGCAGCTTTGATTATCTTATCAAATGGATAAAAGAAAGGATAGCCTTTAGAGATATAAAAGAACGCATCGTGTTACCGGTCTATAACCTTCTATATAAAGGTAATATGTCTGCAAAGAAGTTTTGTACAATATTGATATATGCTGTAGCTTAATGGAGTTTTTGACACAGTGTGTATATCAACCATGGTGCTTTTACCCCCTGATTTTACGGAATATATACCACTGTGCACTATATACAATTGTTATCATCAACTTGACTTATAAAACTGAATGGATTGGAGTAGGTTAGAAAATGATATAAAAGTCGCAATAGCTTCAAAACAGAAAATAAGCTTTTTAGTAGGTGCTGGCCTAAGTGCGGAAAGTGGTATTCCAACCTTTCGAGGAAAAGATGGCTTTTGGAAAGTCGGATCAAAAAACTATCAACCCGAAGAGATTGGAACTTACAGAATGTTCTGTTTGAACTCCGAGGAAGTTTGGAAGTGGTTTTTATTTAGAAAGACTATTTGCAAGAATGCTCAACCTAATGAAGGGCATTTGGCTCTAGTAGAAATCGAGGATTTATTGAATGATCAATTTGCTCTAATAACTCAGAATGTCGATGGATTACACAAGAAAGCTGGCAACTCTTTAGAAAGAACTTATTATGTACATGGTGATTTGGATTTTGTAAGATGTGGTGATGAGTGCACTTCAAATTTATACCCTTTTCCCCAAGGTATTTCCGACAAGAAAAGAGGAGATCGAATAACAGAACAAGAACAGAAATTACTGAAATGTCCAAATTGTGGTGAAGACCTCAGACCACATGTGCTATGGTTTGATGAAACGTACAACGAAAAATATTATAAGTTTCAAACAGTACGTGACATAGCTGACAACACGGCATTACTATTCATTATTGGAACTTCCGGTGCAACTTATCTTCCAACTGAGTTTGTGGATAGGGTTAGTTTCTTCAACGGTGGAATAGTTGATATTAATCTTGATGACAACAACTTCACTGAGTTTATCAAATCCTACGATAAAGGATACTTAGTAAGGGACTCTAGCAGTCAAGTGTTACCGAAAATTGTGGAGCTGATGAAAAAGATGATAACACTAGGTAAAAAGTAATAGCTGCGCAAAGCCTTGCGAGCAAAAGGCCAAGCTACTACTTTTACCAATGTACGTTATAAGCCATTCGGAAAGTCCTGCGTTTTGGTGGAGAGGTGGCAAGCAAGGAGATAAGTAATGGCAGCCGCAAGGTGGTTTTTAAAGAAAAAAATAAAGCTTAGCTTTTCTGCGCCAGACCCGAAGGGTTTGGTTTTTTACTTTCAGCCTGAGGCTTAGAGAAAACCTGTTTTCGGAAAGCGGAAGGTAGCAGGTGAAAAAAAGCTGATAACCTGTCAGCGTATGCAGAAAAGCTAACGTAATTAAAGGACAAAAACCACCTTACGCCGATAAATGAACAGCATCTCCTTAGCAAAGGTGTAGCCCCAAAACAGGTTTCGTGCCGGCTTGTCCATTGGAGAAACGGCCGATAGTTTAGCCACAGCCTCAAACTCCATCCGTTTCATTTTTTAATAACTCCCTACTAGCGTAAAGAAAAAGCCGGATCGAACAAAGTAGCAGGAGCAGGAATTCCCGACGGTATCTGTTTTACTTTCACACACTGTGCCTCACCAAAGAAGCGCTGTAAAACAGCTTATAACATGCGCCATCGGTTTATTAAATCTTGGATTAGTACTATCTTGAGAAAGATCAAGCTTGAACAAACGATAGCTTGTTGTTGGCGACAATACTGAAAATGACCATAGTATACAATACAATTATTACTTTAATATCCTGGCTAATTATTTATCTGATTGAAAAACGGAATATTTTTAAAGCATGGATAGAACCGACAAAAAAGCGATTTAAAGAATTCATTAAAGGGTTTTCCTTAATGGCTATTTTATGTGTGATTACGCAATTAATTCTCTCCATGTCAAGTAATATAACATGGAAATTGTCAAACGATTTAAACATTAAAAAACTATTATCTTCTATCTATTATGATATAAACTCAGTGCTGTTCGAAGAGTTTCTATTCCGAGGTGTACTGCTATATTTGCTAATTAAATACTTGAATAGTAGAAGTGGTGTTTTAATATCATCTATTGCTTTTGGTATTTATCACTGGTATGCGAACGGAGTTTTAGGCAACCTTCCTGCAATGACCCTAGTTTTTTTGGTAACAGGATTTATGGGTTATGTTTTCGCTACTTCGTATGACAAGACAAAATCGTTAATCTTGCCAATAGGATTGCACTTAGGCTGGAACTTGACTAATCACAACATCTTTTCAAACGGACCAAATGGAATAATGATCCTTCAGGTTAATGGACAGCTCGAAGTTTCAAATTCACATCAACTGATTTCATTTGGTCTATACATGATCACAATTACAGGAGCATTGCTTTTTGTAAAATCAAAATACATTACAAAACAAGAAAGAACTATCGCCAACAATGTATATAGCAAATAGGGCGTTCGGTGGTTACCCAAAGTTCAGTGCTATTTACAAACACCGCCAAATCGTTGATTTGGCTTTTAAGAATGAATAAGTTAAAAACAAAATACAACGCTTTGGCTCGGAGCTAGCTTGAAAGGACTTTGCTTTCTATAGCCCTACATGCCATATACTAATCGTTATAAGCCATTCGGAAAGTCCTGCGTTTTGGTGGAGAGGTAGCAAGCAAGGAGATAAGTAATGGCAGCCACAAGGAGGTTTTTGAGTAAAAAATAAAGCTTAGCTTTTCTGCGCCAGACCCGAAGGGTTTGGTTTTTTACTTTCCGCCTGAAGCCTTGAGAAAACGTGTTTTCAGAAAGTGGAAGGTAGCAGGTGAAAAAAGCTGATAACCTGTCAGCGTATGCAGAAAAGCTAACGTAATTAAAGGACAAAAACCACCTTACTCCGATAAATGAACAGCATCTCCTTTGGCAGAAGAGTAGCCCCAAAACTGGTTTCGTACCGGCTTGTACATTGGAGAAACGGCCGATAGTTTAGCCACAGCCTCAAACTCCATCCGTTTCATTTTTTAATACTCCCTTCTAGCGTAAAGAAAAAGCCGGATCGAACAAAGTAGCAGGAGCAGGAATTCCCGACGGTACCTGTTTTACTTTCACACACTGTGTCTCGCCAAAGAAGCGCCGTAAAACGGCTTATAACATGCGCTATCAGTTTATTAAATCTTGGATTAGTACTATATTGAGAAGGATCAAGCTTGAACTAACAATAGCTTGGTGTTGGCAACAATAAGGAAAGAGAGACTTTTACCATGAGGAATATTTTAATTAGTGTACTTTTATTAACAACTATTCAGGTTTTTTCTCAGAATCTAACTACAGAAGATTATAGAATACTTGAGACTGTTATATGTAATGAATCAAGTAAAAAGATAAAAGTTGAGTCAATGTGCTTTTATTCTATTAGTAAGTTTGATTTTTATCAAGACAGCTCTTTTCTGGATAAGGAAAAACTAGAAGGAAAAATTAGAATAGGACATACTCCATTGATTGAAAAGTATGATAAGATACCTTATGTAACCATTTTGAATCATATAGATTTAGATACTTCTCAGATTAATAAGTATCTTGACATAAAAGTAGATGGAGTTTTTTGGGATGCACGGAAAATCAAATGTAAGAGATTAGTAATTAAGAATTCTCTACGATTTGAAAAATTAGGATATAAAGTGGTTCGACCTTTTAGAAATACATTTTCCTCAATAAAATTTAGAACAGTCGGCAGACCGATTTATTTGGATAAAAACAATGTACTGATTAATACAGCATATTTTAATGT is a window from the Limibacter armeniacum genome containing:
- a CDS encoding CPBP family intramembrane glutamic endopeptidase codes for the protein MATILKMTIVYNTIITLISWLIIYLIEKRNIFKAWIEPTKKRFKEFIKGFSLMAILCVITQLILSMSSNITWKLSNDLNIKKLLSSIYYDINSVLFEEFLFRGVLLYLLIKYLNSRSGVLISSIAFGIYHWYANGVLGNLPAMTLVFLVTGFMGYVFATSYDKTKSLILPIGLHLGWNLTNHNIFSNGPNGIMILQVNGQLEVSNSHQLISFGLYMITITGALLFVKSKYITKQERTIANNVYSK
- a CDS encoding helix-turn-helix domain-containing protein, whose amino-acid sequence is MRLHNEHRRQISLMLEAGKSLAAIARALGVHRSTVSREVARNSEADGRYLAFQANRKAHLRRMEAGIKSYRNRQPQPMPKGGISTYKRSYHLSLRFVGVAEWTWRDRLEVRKPRKRVWWWHDMRSYRSRYDYNHKVRKAWLNLHRKRDWWGMYCENSERYRFGRHNYFSFPTGTGKSIRQKPYRERPYIRMPKYWWWLYKKKPQECAIEVKIAIPKAQAQDEGILLYREIQQPKPIAVDTAAVEVKCRSGPGWAA
- a CDS encoding SIR2 family NAD-dependent protein deacylase; this translates as MDWSRLENDIKVAIASKQKISFLVGAGLSAESGIPTFRGKDGFWKVGSKNYQPEEIGTYRMFCLNSEEVWKWFLFRKTICKNAQPNEGHLALVEIEDLLNDQFALITQNVDGLHKKAGNSLERTYYVHGDLDFVRCGDECTSNLYPFPQGISDKKRGDRITEQEQKLLKCPNCGEDLRPHVLWFDETYNEKYYKFQTVRDIADNTALLFIIGTSGATYLPTEFVDRVSFFNGGIVDINLDDNNFTEFIKSYDKGYLVRDSSSQVLPKIVELMKKMITLGKK
- the chrA gene encoding chromate efflux transporter, which gives rise to MLEERIDNKERLKEVGKLFFKLGCIAFGGPAAHIAMMEEEVISKRKWMDRQHFLDLMGATNLIPGPNSTEMVMHCGHERAGWKGMVVAGLAFIFPAVMITAVFAWLYQQYGQLPAVAPFIYGIKPAVIAIILSAMLKLGQKALKHTQLWVLAGLTVLACVLGVNEIAAMFSCGVIGVFLYYIQSSGSASPKSFVPLLAVQAAYALQESMTLKVFWHFLKIGSLLYGSGYVLFAFLDAELVANGWLTRQELMDAVAVGQFTPGPVLSTATFVGWQMGGGPAGALAATVGIFAPSFILVAILNPLMGKVRKSKPISAFLDAVNAAAVAVIAAVMIEMGQETLTDWRTIAIALISIAVTQYWKSLNSAYVVVGGALIGYVLHLI